A genome region from Gammaproteobacteria bacterium includes the following:
- a CDS encoding helix-turn-helix transcriptional regulator produces MKIGHAIKKCRQLKNISLSLLADETGLSKSYLSLVENEKRQISLESLEKVSSLLDVPLYLLIYLAAEPEEMKEIKGELKTEFDNLLINLIKKNE; encoded by the coding sequence ATGAAAATTGGTCACGCGATAAAAAAATGTAGGCAACTTAAAAATATTAGTCTGTCTTTACTAGCTGATGAAACTGGGCTTTCTAAATCTTATCTATCTTTAGTGGAAAATGAAAAACGTCAAATATCATTGGAATCTTTAGAGAAGGTATCCAGCTTATTAGATGTCCCTTTATACCTCTTGATCTATTTAGCAGCTGAACCGGAAGAAATGAAAGAAATTAAGGGTGAACTTAAGACCGAATTTGATAATTTACTAATCAATCTCATCAAAAAAAATGAATAA
- a CDS encoding reverse transcriptase family protein, which yields MNNSYYPSKSIKTIEELSKVLDETEDTLNSVSINLPIYYKKNVLLKKDGGKRTTYIVKGILKRIQQKIKNRILDRVCFAEYLFFGIKKRNGIIENAKYHCKWGKPKALLSFDIKNFYPSVTENQIKNIWVNFFKFSEAVAILLTKLTAFLNELPQGVSTSVLISNLIFFESEKLLAQRIRKYNANYSRYADDISITFKKGYTQKDLSEAIRLVVYFIGNSGFKLNWKKFKITTTKNPMVTNKSVCINNGYLSLNPSKRKEAYSRLKKYKSSIKTKKNINSDFEYQKLIGYLRFCYSINPHKEIKKFINEAVI from the coding sequence ATGAATAATTCTTATTATCCTTCCAAGTCAATTAAAACCATTGAAGAGCTTTCTAAAGTTTTGGATGAAACTGAAGATACTTTAAATTCCGTTTCTATAAATTTGCCTATATATTACAAAAAAAATGTTTTACTGAAAAAGGATGGAGGCAAGCGAACCACCTATATAGTTAAAGGTATATTGAAACGAATCCAACAAAAGATAAAAAATCGTATACTTGACCGTGTGTGTTTTGCTGAATATTTATTTTTTGGAATAAAAAAAAGAAATGGCATTATTGAAAATGCCAAATACCATTGTAAATGGGGAAAACCTAAAGCTTTATTAAGTTTTGATATAAAAAATTTTTATCCGTCAGTTACTGAAAATCAGATCAAAAACATTTGGGTTAATTTTTTCAAATTTTCAGAAGCAGTCGCAATTTTACTAACAAAGCTGACTGCGTTTTTAAATGAATTACCCCAAGGAGTTTCTACTAGCGTCTTAATATCAAACTTGATCTTTTTTGAATCAGAGAAGCTATTGGCACAAAGGATCAGAAAATATAACGCTAATTATTCAAGATATGCGGATGATATTAGCATTACATTTAAAAAAGGATATACTCAAAAAGACTTAAGTGAAGCGATTAGATTGGTTGTTTACTTTATAGGAAACTCTGGTTTTAAATTAAATTGGAAAAAATTTAAAATTACCACCACCAAAAATCCAATGGTTACTAATAAAAGCGTTTGCATAAACAATGGTTACTTGAGCCTGAATCCTAGCAAAAGAAAAGAAGCTTATTCAAGATTAAAAAAATATAAAAGTTCAATTAAAACAAAGAAAAATATAAATTCAGATTTTGAATATCAAAAATTAATAGGGTACTTAAGATTCTGCTATAGTATCAACCCGCATAAAGAAATAAAAAAATTTATAAACGAAGCAGTAATATAA